In Achromobacter pestifer, the DNA window GGCCGAGGTGCGCAAGAAATCGCTGGCGCTGGGCGACCTGTTCATCGCGCTGGTCGAAGAACGCTGCGCCGGCCATCCGCTCACGCTGGTGACGCCGCGCAAGCACGCCGACCGCGGCAGCCATGTCAGCTTCCGCCATCCCAACGGCTTCGAGGTGATGCAGGCGCTGATCGCGCGCGGCGTGATCGGCGACTACCGCGAGCCCGAGGTGCTGCGCTTCGGCCTGACGCCGCTGTACTTCGGCTATGCCGACGTCTGGGACGCCGTCGACATCCTGAAGGACGTGCTGGACACGCGTTCCTGGGACAAGCCGGAATTCAAGCACCGCGCCGCCGTGACCTGAGCCCCGCGGCGCAACCCCATTGCGCGGGCCAAACCGGCCCTACATCCATAAAGAGAGCGCAGGACCTGGAGGAGACAATGCAACAACAAAGAGGATTCGGCCAGATCGCCGAACGCGAGCAGGGCCTGAAGCGGCGGTTGACGTCGGGCCAGATGAGCATGATCGCCATCGGCGGCGCCATCGGCACGGGCCTGTTCCTGGGCAGCAAGTTCGCCATCGGCTTTGCCGGCCCCAGCGTGATCATCAGCTACGCCATTGGCGGCCTGATCACGCTGTTGCTGATGGGCTGCCTGGCGGAAATGACGGTGGCGCATTCCACCTCGGGCTCGTTCGGCGCCTATGCCGAGCACTATGTCGGCCCGCTGGCGGGCTTTCTGGTGCGCTACGCGTACTGGTCCTGCGTGGTGCTGGCGGTAGGCACCGAGGTCACGGCCGTGGCCGAGTACATGAAGTTCTGGTTTCCGGACGTGCCCGGCTGGCAGTGGGTCTGCCTGTTCTCGGCGGCGCTGATCGTCATCAACGCCATGAGCGTCAAGACCTTCGGCACGGTCGAATACTGGTTCTCCACGATCAAGATCACCGCCATCGTGGCCTTCATCATCCTGGGCGCCTACGTGGTCTGGGGCAACCCGCAGTACGGCACCGCGCTGTACACCTCGCACGGCGGATTCTTCCCGAACGGCGTCTGGGGCATGTGGATCGCCGTGGTCATCTCGATCTTCAGCTACCTCAGCGTGGAAATGATCGCGGTGGCGGCGGGCGAAGCCGAAGACCCCGAGCGCGCGGTCAAGCAGGCGTTCCGCGCCACCATCGTCCGGCTGGTGGTGTTCTACCTGCTGACGCTGGCGCTGATCCTGGCCATCGTGCCCTGGGACGAGGCCGGCAAGGGCGGCAGCCCCTTCGTCAAGGTGATGCAGGCGCTGGAGATTCCGGGGGCGGCGGGCGTCATCAACTTCATCGTGCTGGTGGCGGCGCTGTCGGCCATGAACAGCCAGCTGTACATCACCACGCGCATGATGTTCAGCCTGTCGCGCGCCGGCCATGCGCCGTCCGCGTTCGGCCGGCTGACCCGCAACGGCACGCCGCTGAACGCGCTGCTGCTGTCGACCAGCGGCATCGCCATCGCGGCGGTGCTGAACGTGCTGTATCCCGAGACCTCGTTCACGCTGATGATGGCGATTTCGATGTTCGGCGCGCTGTTCACGTGGATGATGATCTTCGTGACCCACTATTGCTTCCGGCGCCGCTGGGCGCGCGAAGGCGGCGGGAAACTGT includes these proteins:
- a CDS encoding amino acid permease, translated to MQQQRGFGQIAEREQGLKRRLTSGQMSMIAIGGAIGTGLFLGSKFAIGFAGPSVIISYAIGGLITLLLMGCLAEMTVAHSTSGSFGAYAEHYVGPLAGFLVRYAYWSCVVLAVGTEVTAVAEYMKFWFPDVPGWQWVCLFSAALIVINAMSVKTFGTVEYWFSTIKITAIVAFIILGAYVVWGNPQYGTALYTSHGGFFPNGVWGMWIAVVISIFSYLSVEMIAVAAGEAEDPERAVKQAFRATIVRLVVFYLLTLALILAIVPWDEAGKGGSPFVKVMQALEIPGAAGVINFIVLVAALSAMNSQLYITTRMMFSLSRAGHAPSAFGRLTRNGTPLNALLLSTSGIAIAAVLNVLYPETSFTLMMAISMFGALFTWMMIFVTHYCFRRRWAREGGGKLSFRMPGFPVLTLLGAGAMLAILATTYFTSVFKMTLVFGVPFLLVLAVLYQLLFRRRAETVALTPRDQRS